Part of the Ruegeria sp. AD91A genome, GCCCTGCGGGATTGCAATTGGGCACCGGTCCCGAAGGCATTCCGCGCCGCCTGCCGCCGGTGGATTTTGAACTGGGGGTGATTGCGGGCGAGAACTCGCTCAACCCGCTGTTTTCGTCGCTGATCGACGGGCGGGATGACGGCAAGGTTTCGATTGAAACCACCAAGGTCGAAGGGATGGCCGATCACATTGTTCTGCCTGTGACCCACACCTTCATGATGAACAACCCGCGCGTTATGGCGCAGGCACTGCATTTTATCGAATTTGGTCAATTCGATCCAAAGATCACCTGGCTCGACGGCGTGATGGAGATAATCGACGAGATCTGCATCGGGCAGGACTGTTCGGAACCTGACTCGGAGCCCACACGATGACCGCACTGGACCTGACAATGACCGGCGCAGAGGTCCTGTTGCCGGGGGATGGTCTGTCGCGCTACGATCTTTCGATAGCGGACGGCGTTGTTAAGCATGATCCGACCGGGCGCAGGATTGATCTGACCGGTTATCTTGTCCTGCCCGGTATCGTCGATCTGCACGGGGACGGGTTCGAACGCCACATCGCCCCTCGGCGCGGCGCGATGAAGCAGATGAACGAAGGTATTCTGGCAGTCGAGGCCGAACTGGCCGCCAATGGCATCACCACCGCTGTGCTGGCCCAGTTCTACAGTTGGGAAGGTGGCGTGCGCGGCCCGGAGTTTGCCGCGCAGGTGTTTCGGGCAATCGCTGCGGTCAAGGACAGCGCAGTCACGGATCTGATCCCGCAATTGCGGTTCGAGACCAACATGCTTGAGGATTATGCCGGTCTGGCGCGGCGTATCGCCGAATGGCAGGTGCCCTATGTGGTGTTCAATGATCACCTGCCGCATGATCGTTTGGCGCAGGGCAAAAAGCCTCCGCGCCTGACCGGGCAAGCGTTGAAGGCCGGGCGCAATCCGGATGCGCATTTTGAGATGCTGCTTGGCATGCATGCCCGTAGGAACGAAGTGCCTGCCGCCGTCGAAGCACTCAGCGCCACACTTGTCGAAATGGGTGTGCGTCTGGGCAGCCATGATGACGCAACCGCCGAGACGCGGGCATGGTGGCGCGACCGGGGCGTGCGCATTGCCGAATTCCCCGAAACGCTTGAGGCTGCCGAGGCCGCGCGTTCCGCCGAGGATCACGTTATCCTCGGATCTCCCAACGTTGTGCGGGGTGGGTCGCACAAGGGGAATGCCAGCGCGGTTGAACTGATTGCCATGGGGCTTTGTGATGCGTTGGCCTCGGATTACCACTATCCCAGCCCGCGCCGCGCGGCGTTGATGCTGGCCAAAACCGGTCTGCTGGATTTGGCCGGTGCCTGGGCGCTGATCTCGTCCGGCCCCGCGCGGGTACTGGACATGCAGGACCGGGGCACGCTCGCGCCGGGAAGACGCGCGGACCTGGTCATCCTGGATGCGGATACCCATCGCGTCGCGGCCACCTTGGCCGGTGGGCGCATCAGCTATATGTCGGGTGATGTCGCCGCGCGCTTCGTGAACTGAAGCGCGCCGCATATTCACGTTTCGTCAACGTTTGATGCGGTTGAAATGCCCCATCTTGCGACCCGCCTTGACTTCGGCCTTGCCGTAGAGATGCAGCGCCACATCCCGCTCGCGGGCCAGCTCAGGTACACGGTCCATGTCGTCGCCGATCAGGTTTTCCATCACCACATCGGAATGGCGCTGTCCGTCCCCCAATGGCCAGCCTGCCACGGCGCGGATATGCTGTTCGAACTGATCGACAGCGCAGCCGTTCTGCGTCCAGTGGCCCGAATTGTGGACCCGCGGCGCGATTTCGTTCACGATCAGACCGCCGGGCGTCACGAACAGCTCAACGCCCATCACGCCGACGTATTCGAGTGCGTTCAGGATGTTTGCTGCGAGCAGGATTGCGTCTGTGCGCTGGGCGGGAGACAGGCGGGCAGGGATGGTGGTGGTGCGCAAGATGCCATCGCGGTGCACATTCTCACCCGGATCGAAACAGGCGACCTGACCGTCCAGACCGCGGGCCGCGATGATCGACACCTCGTGCGAGAAATCCACGAACCCTTCCAGAATAGCTGGTGCACCGGCCATATCGGCCAGAGCGGCCTCGGCATCCTCAGGGCTGCGCAGCCGGGCCTGCCCCTTGCCGTCATAGCCGAAGCGACGGGTTTTCAGGATGGCGGGCGTTCCGATCTGCTCGATCGCCGCATTCAGGCTGGTCAGGTCGGCAATATCCGCAAACGGGGCCGTCTTCAGTCCCAGCTCTTGCAGAAATGCCTTCTCGGTCAACCTGTCCTGGCTGACCCGCAATGCCTCGCGCCCGGGGCGGATCGGGCGGTGCGCTTCCAGAATGTCCAGCGCTTCGGTCGGGATGTTCTCGAACTCATAGGTGATGACATCGACCGCAACGGCAAAGGCTTTCAGCGCGTTTGCATCGTCGTAAGCCGCGGTGGTGACGCGATCCGCAACCTGCCCGGCCGGCGCGTTTGCACCCGGTTCGTAGATATGGCTGACAAAACCCAGTCTGGCGGCTGCCACAGACAGCATCCGGCCTAGCTGACCGCCCCCCAGAATCCCGATCACTGCACCTTGGGCGAGCATTTCCGCCATCTTCAACTCTCCAAACGTTTGCCAATAGCGCTAAGCGCGGAACGCAGCGCCTCGTGCGCGCCCTGATCATTCAGGGCGTCCGTCATTTGCAGGCTCAGCGTGTCCTCTGTCGCCAGGGCGTCACGCTCTTGCGCCAACCGCCCGGCGGTGCCTTTTTCCATCGAGGCCAGAAAGCCCGCCATTAACTGCGTTGTATAGAACTCGGCCCCGTCCGTATCCCCGGTTGCGTCACCCAGCCATTTGGCACCGGTGACCATCAGGTCCAGAATGCCGGGAACCATGGCACAAATGGCGAAATGCGCGTTCAGCGCGGCTTCATCCGCAACCTTGACCACAGGGTTCTCGGGCTCAAACAGATCGGCCAGCAGGCGATCATTGCCAAAAGCTGCCATCGGGCAGCCGCCGGTTTCCAGAAAGCCCAGCGGGATGGTCTGCACGAAATCCGACGCAGGGGCGCAAAGCGCGGCCAGTTGCTCGGTGGGCACCGACGCCATGACGGAAACGATCTGCTGATCGGCACGAAAGATCAGCGGGTCCAGAACGTCGGCCGCAATATGCGGGCGCAGGCACAGGAACACGATGTCCGAGGTGTCAATCACGGTCTGAGGTGCAGCGACGGTTGCGCCCAGTTCCGCCTTCAAGGCAGATGAAACTGTGGCGTTGCGCTCGGTCACGCTGATCTGGTGCTCTTTGGCGGCCATCAGTCGCGCGATCGGCGCGGCGATATGGCCGGTGCCGATAAATCCGATCCGGCTCATCCCTGCGGTTCCTGGGGGATCGACGCTGACAGCGCGTCACGCCAGTTGTCCAGCCGTTCGGCCAAAGCATCATCCTGCAATGCCAGGATGCCCGCTGCCATCAGACCGGCATTGGCCCCGCCGGCGGACCCGATCGCCATGGTCGCCACCGGGAACCCCTTGGGCATCTGCACGATGGAATACAGAGAATCCACGCCCGACAAGGCGCGGGTCTGCACCGGGACGCCAATGACTGGTACCCGCGTTTTCGACGCCATCATACCCGGAAGATGCGCCGCCCCGCCAGCACCTGCAATGATCACCTGCAATCCACGCGAGACTGCGGTCTTGCCATAGTCCCACAACCGGTCCGGCGTGCGGTGGGCCGATACGATACGCGCTTCGTAGGCGACGCCCAGTTCGTCCAGAATATCTGCGGCTTCCTTCATCGTGGGCCAGTCCGACTGGCTGCCCATAATGATCCCCACTTTCACATCGCTCATCCGCATACGTCCCCGCGCTCAGAAAGAGCGCGCACTATAGCCAAATCCGGTTGACTGGCAATGCGGTACAGGGCCGTTCAGGCGATGATATCGGGGGTCAGGCGGTCTTCGATCAGCCGGATGATGTCTTTCAGGCGCAATTTCTCTTTTTTCAGGCGCCGTAAGGTCAGTTGATCGGCCGTTCCCTTTTCATGCAACGCTTCGATCGCCTCGTCCAGATCGCGGTGCTGTCGGCGGAAAACCTCAAGCTCAACACGCAATACTTCATCTGTTTTCATCGAAAGATCGGTAGGCGCATTCATTGGCGACTCGAGTTAGTTGTGGTGCTTGGCCAACAAGATAGTGTGTCAGACGTTATCGCGCCAGACCTTGTGGACATCCTGGTTTCTTCCCATATTCTATTGCAGGCGGTTGCCAGAACGGGGCCGCACACCACGTCGCTTTGACAATGAAGGACGAAAATACGTGTCGAAACTCACTCTTGGCTCATACCCGCATCTATTGGGGTTCGAGCAGTTGGAACGCCTTCTGGAACGGTCTGCAAAGGCCGGAAATGAAGGGTACCCGCCTTATAACATCGAACAGACCTCGGATTTCTCCTATCGCATCACTCTTGCGGTGGCCGGGTTTGCCGAAGAGGATCTGTCAATCACGATCGAGGATCGCCAGTTGGTGATCAGGGGCCGTCAGCGCGACGACAGCGAGGGGCGCATATTCCTGCACCGTGGCATCGCGGCGCGTCAGTTCCAGCGCATGTTCGTGCTGGCTGACGGTGTCGAAGTGGGCGAGGCGATCATGGAAAACGGTCTGCTGCACGTGGATCTGACCCGCGCCGTGCCGGAAACCGTGGTTCAGACGATCAACATACGGAAGGGGTAAGAGCAATGAATACACCGATTGAAATCAACACCGAAGGCAACCGTATTGTCTATGTCAAAACGGTTGAAGTATCTGAATTGCCTCGGGAAGTTCGTGAACAGGCAGGCGATCTGGATCAGCTTTACGCCGTCCACGATTCCGACGGGCAGCAACTGGCGCTGGTCGCAGACCGCAAGCTGGCCTTTGTGCTGGCGCGAGAACATGATCTGTCTCCGGTGGCCGTTCACTAGGCGACCGAAAACTCTGCTGAAACGAAGTGGCATTTTCTTTTAATGCGGTGATCTTGCCGCACATGCAAAGGCAGGAGCGGCATCATGGGCTGGTTTGACTTTGACTGGGTGGACGCCTTCAGTGATCGCGCATTTGGTGGCAACGGATGTGCTGTAGTCCACGAAGGTGCGCGCCTTACGGAAGAAGTCTGCATGGCCTATGTGCGCGAAACCTCTCTGGTCGAATGCACCTTTACCGGCCCGTCCGAGGTGGCCGACATCCGCGTCCGTTATTTTCTGGCCAGCCGCGAAATCCCCTTCGCGGGGCATCCGACTATCGCCACTGTCGCGGCGATGCGATCCCGCGGCATGATCTCGGGCGACAGTCTGACGCTGGAAACCGGTGCGGGTCTGGTCTCGATCCGGTTGCAGGGTGAACAGATCGAAATGACTCAGGTCGCACCGCAATTCGGTGCACTCGTCCCCGCGGAACTGGTGGCGGGAGCGGTCAGCCTGCCACAGGAAGCCATCATTTCGCCGCCT contains:
- a CDS encoding alpha-D-ribose 1-methylphosphonate 5-triphosphate diphosphatase, with the translated sequence MTALDLTMTGAEVLLPGDGLSRYDLSIADGVVKHDPTGRRIDLTGYLVLPGIVDLHGDGFERHIAPRRGAMKQMNEGILAVEAELAANGITTAVLAQFYSWEGGVRGPEFAAQVFRAIAAVKDSAVTDLIPQLRFETNMLEDYAGLARRIAEWQVPYVVFNDHLPHDRLAQGKKPPRLTGQALKAGRNPDAHFEMLLGMHARRNEVPAAVEALSATLVEMGVRLGSHDDATAETRAWWRDRGVRIAEFPETLEAAEAARSAEDHVILGSPNVVRGGSHKGNASAVELIAMGLCDALASDYHYPSPRRAALMLAKTGLLDLAGAWALISSGPARVLDMQDRGTLAPGRRADLVILDADTHRVAATLAGGRISYMSGDVAARFVN
- a CDS encoding YdcH family protein, which encodes MNAPTDLSMKTDEVLRVELEVFRRQHRDLDEAIEALHEKGTADQLTLRRLKKEKLRLKDIIRLIEDRLTPDIIA
- a CDS encoding NAD(P)-binding domain-containing protein; the encoded protein is MSRIGFIGTGHIAAPIARLMAAKEHQISVTERNATVSSALKAELGATVAAPQTVIDTSDIVFLCLRPHIAADVLDPLIFRADQQIVSVMASVPTEQLAALCAPASDFVQTIPLGFLETGGCPMAAFGNDRLLADLFEPENPVVKVADEAALNAHFAICAMVPGILDLMVTGAKWLGDATGDTDGAEFYTTQLMAGFLASMEKGTAGRLAQERDALATEDTLSLQMTDALNDQGAHEALRSALSAIGKRLES
- the purE gene encoding 5-(carboxyamino)imidazole ribonucleotide mutase is translated as MSDVKVGIIMGSQSDWPTMKEAADILDELGVAYEARIVSAHRTPDRLWDYGKTAVSRGLQVIIAGAGGAAHLPGMMASKTRVPVIGVPVQTRALSGVDSLYSIVQMPKGFPVATMAIGSAGGANAGLMAAGILALQDDALAERLDNWRDALSASIPQEPQG
- a CDS encoding 5-(carboxyamino)imidazole ribonucleotide synthase, with protein sequence MAEMLAQGAVIGILGGGQLGRMLSVAAARLGFVSHIYEPGANAPAGQVADRVTTAAYDDANALKAFAVAVDVITYEFENIPTEALDILEAHRPIRPGREALRVSQDRLTEKAFLQELGLKTAPFADIADLTSLNAAIEQIGTPAILKTRRFGYDGKGQARLRSPEDAEAALADMAGAPAILEGFVDFSHEVSIIAARGLDGQVACFDPGENVHRDGILRTTTIPARLSPAQRTDAILLAANILNALEYVGVMGVELFVTPGGLIVNEIAPRVHNSGHWTQNGCAVDQFEQHIRAVAGWPLGDGQRHSDVVMENLIGDDMDRVPELARERDVALHLYGKAEVKAGRKMGHFNRIKR
- a CDS encoding Hsp20 family protein, translated to MSKLTLGSYPHLLGFEQLERLLERSAKAGNEGYPPYNIEQTSDFSYRITLAVAGFAEEDLSITIEDRQLVIRGRQRDDSEGRIFLHRGIAARQFQRMFVLADGVEVGEAIMENGLLHVDLTRAVPETVVQTINIRKG
- a CDS encoding DUF1150 family protein: MNTPIEINTEGNRIVYVKTVEVSELPREVREQAGDLDQLYAVHDSDGQQLALVADRKLAFVLAREHDLSPVAVH